The Hyphomicrobiales bacterium genome has a window encoding:
- a CDS encoding conserved hypothetical protein (Evidence 4 : Unknown function but conserved in other organisms), translated as MSQTPLMPKATAVWLVENTSLTFEQIAEFCKLHPLEVRGIADGEVAAGIKGLDPITSGQLTREELERAAKNPNHHLRLAERKVKVPEIKRTKGPRYTPVSKRQDRPNAILWLLRNHPELKDAQIIRLIGTTKSTIAQIRDRTHWNAQQLSPIDPVSLGLCSQIDLDFEVGRAAKDRPAALAEAGSTLLSVEEATAPEPVRSESQPFADMSRPKREEEAAIDVDSVFAKLKQLKRPAEDEDDEG; from the coding sequence GTGTCACAAACACCGCTGATGCCCAAGGCCACCGCGGTCTGGCTGGTCGAGAACACTTCGCTGACCTTCGAGCAGATCGCGGAGTTCTGCAAACTGCACCCGCTCGAGGTACGCGGCATCGCCGATGGCGAGGTCGCGGCCGGCATCAAGGGCCTCGATCCGATCACCTCGGGCCAGCTCACCCGCGAGGAGCTGGAGCGCGCCGCCAAGAACCCCAACCACCACCTTCGTCTCGCCGAGCGCAAGGTGAAGGTGCCGGAGATCAAGCGCACCAAGGGGCCGCGCTATACCCCGGTTTCGAAGCGCCAGGACCGGCCGAACGCCATCCTCTGGCTGCTGCGCAACCACCCCGAGCTCAAGGACGCGCAGATCATCCGCCTGATCGGCACGACCAAGTCGACGATCGCGCAGATTCGCGACCGGACGCACTGGAATGCCCAGCAACTCAGCCCGATCGACCCGGTCAGCCTGGGCCTGTGCTCGCAGATCGACCTGGACTTCGAGGTCGGCCGCGCCGCCAAGGACCGCCCGGCCGCGCTGGCCGAGGCCGGCTCGACCCTGCTTTCGGTGGAGGAAGCCACCGCGCCGGAGCCCGTCCGCAGCGAAAGCCAGCCCTTCGCCGACATGAGCCGGCCGAAGCGCGAGGAAGAGGCCGCGATCGACGTCGATTCCGTCTTCGCCAAGCTGAAGCAGCTCAAGCGCCCGGCCGAGGACGAAGACGACGAGGGCTGA